A genomic segment from Microtus pennsylvanicus isolate mMicPen1 chromosome 21, mMicPen1.hap1, whole genome shotgun sequence encodes:
- the LOC142839577 gene encoding vomeronasal type-1 receptor 90-like, which yields MSSLKNVLNFQAGLGALANMFLLFFYTFIILGHRRKPTDMISCQLAFIHIVLVLAGEDIWLWDVFESLNIENDFKCKTTFYVNRVMRGLSICVTCLLSVFQAVTISPSSSWLAKFKYKLKKYVIYAFLFIWSFNLSFVSNHIFYAGAFTNVSETNQMKVTKFCSLFPMNYIIRALILTVTISRDVFLVGVMLTTSAYMVIILFRHQRRCKHLHSLSHPSASPEKSAAQTILLLVALFVVMYWVDFIISSTTVLLWMYGPVTLSVQKFVMNAYPTITPLVQISSDIRIIKMLKNLRSKCHHSFLKW from the coding sequence ATGTCCTCGTTGAAGAATGTCCTCAATTTCCAAGCTGGACTCGGAGCCCTGGCCAAtatgtttctcctttttttctacaCTTTCATAATCCTAGGTCATAGGCGTAAGCCCACGGACATGATTTCCTGTCAGTTGGCCTTCATCCACATAGTACTGGTCCTTGCTGGAGAGGATATTTGGCTTTGGGACGTATTTGAATCACTGAACATTGAGAATGACTTCAAATGTAAGACAACGTTTTACGTAAACAGAGTGATGAGAGGCCTCTCCATCTGtgtcacctgcctcctgagtgtgttccAGGCTGTCACTATCAGTCCCAGTTCCTCTTGGTtggcaaaatttaaatataaactaaaaaaatatgtgatttatgcttttttatttatttggtctttCAACTTGTCATTCGTTAGCAACCACATCTTCTATGCTGGTGCTTTTACCAACGTGAGTGAGACCAACCAGATGAAGGTCACTAAATTCTGCTCACTCTTCCCCATGAACTACATCATCAGGGCACTGATTTTAACAGTGACAATCTCCAGAGATGTATTTCTTGTAGGAGTTATGCTGACCACAAGTGCATACATGGTGATTATCTTGTTCAGACATCAGAGGCGATGCAAGCATCTTCACAGCCTCAGCCACCCAAGTGCGTCTCCTGAGAAAAGCGCCGCCCAGACCATCTTGCTGCTGGTGGCTTTATTTGTGGTCATGTACTGGGTGGACTTCATCATCTCATCCACTACAGTCCTGTTATGGATGTACGGCCCAGTCACCCTGAGTGTTCAGAAGTTTGTGATGAATGCCTATCCCACAATTACTCCTTTGGTACAAATCAGTTCTGATATTAGAATAATCAAAATGCTGAAAAACTTGAGGTCAAAATGTCACCATAgttttttaaaatggtaa
- the LOC142839504 gene encoding U8 snoRNA-decapping enzyme-like, whose translation MQMCFDGRLGFPCSFVGAQGSSLDGMNRELHRERGNVVAAFRMEHSDYRSSHLVDGQCVVAHFYAKRLTQEQLQAVEARAPQAKDHWLEVLGLVRVLLYILRDGVGDLPTFIGTAWEQLLEAARHGPMETKMRTSV comes from the exons ATGCAGATGTGCTTCGATGGGCGCCTAGGCTTCCCCTGCAGCTTCGTGGGCGCTCAGGGCAGCAGCCTGGACGGGATGAACCGCGAACTGCACAGGGAGCGGGGCAACGTGGTGGCCGCCTTCCGCATGGAGCACTCCGACTATCGGAGCTCACACCTTGTGGACGGACAGTGCGTGGTGGCCCATTTCTATGCCAAGCGCCTCACGCAGGAGCAGCTGCAGGCGGTGGAAGCCAGGGCACCTCAAGCGAAGGACCACTGGCTAGAGGTGCTGGGCCTGGTGCGGGTGCTTCTGTACATCCTTCGTGATGGTGTAGGAGACCTGCCCACCTTTATTGGCACTGCCTGGGAACAGCTACTAGAAG CTGCCCGCCATGGACCCATGGAAACCAAGATGAGGACTTCGGTataa